A segment of the Bacillus sp. es.034 genome:
CCCACAAAGAAGCGAAGATGGCGATAAGCACAATTCCTCCAAAGATATTCCCGAAGGCCAATGCAATCTCTCTCATAGAATCCACCCCATGTATAACTAGTTATATAAATATTAACATATAATTCCATTTTATTGGGTAAGTAATGGAGATTATCCATTACTCACCCAACAGTTCTTCAAACATCCCCGCCAAAGAAACTCCGGTTTTCCATCCATCATGTCCATCCCCTACAGACCAGCACGCAGACAGAATGGAATGACAAAATCCATATTGAATCAGCCGCTCATAAGAGAGGGAAAGGAGGGAAGCGATAGTCTCTGTCCTATATCGGAGCAGCTTTAACGGGGCATCCCATTTCTCCCATTCATTCAACATAAACTGAATGCAGTCATATTCCCTTTCGCCGATCAATCCTTTGGGATCGATGGCTGTCCAACCGGAAGAAGCGGAGTAGAGTATGTTTCCGTGATGAAGATCACCGTGAAGAAGATAGCGATCAGTGGACGTATTCAGTAACTCCGGATAAAGCGCTTCAGCTTTCACGACGAGCTCCGGAGGAATGGGACCGGTTCCTCCGTTAAATCGTTCCCGTAACCTCCCGATGCCCTTTGACCAGGATTGAACCGTGGGATAGGGGTGGGTGCTGACAGGTTTATGCCAAAGTCCCTTGGCAGTATGGGCGAAGATAGAGAGGACCTCTTCTTCATCATCAATAGAGTGAAGGGAAGGTCCCGGCATGAGTCGATCTAAAAGGATCCAGCCTTCTTCCTTACTGTAGTCGAGCATCTTCACCATCCCTTTTCCTTGAAAATCCTGTAGGGCATGAAACTCATTGGAGAAATCATTGTTCGGATACCCGATCTTTAAAACGGCATTCTGTTCACCCCCGGTCTGAACCGGCACTACAAAATTATAGCTTAGTGAAAAAGGTTCACTGTAGGTTAAATCGAATCGCTTTTTTAATGAGTCCAGTAGACCTGCCAAGTGGGATAACCACTCTCGACCGGAATCGCCATACATAGTTTGCATTTTTAATTTGAAATCGGTTGGAATCATGAGACCTCTCCCTTGTCGGTTGGTACAAACTGCTCCAGAAAACGTTGGATCACTTCCTCATATTGTTCAGGGTTGTCATTATATGACTGGGCATGGGTCCCGCTGAAGTCGAGGAACAACTCCTTTGGTCCCTGCTTTTTTTCGAAAAGATCCTTTGTCATTTGAGGCAGGATGAAATCATCATTTTGGCTATGGATAAATAACACAGGTTTCCGGATGTTTTGAATAACCGAAATGGGAGATAAATCCTTTAGTGTGTATCCCTGTCGCAGCTTCAGCGTACCGTCCACGAGGGGAAGGAGGAACTTTGCCGGCATCTTCACTTCCTCACTCATACGGTAGGCAAGCTGTTCACCGAAGTCG
Coding sequences within it:
- a CDS encoding aminoglycoside phosphotransferase family protein, which translates into the protein MIPTDFKLKMQTMYGDSGREWLSHLAGLLDSLKKRFDLTYSEPFSLSYNFVVPVQTGGEQNAVLKIGYPNNDFSNEFHALQDFQGKGMVKMLDYSKEEGWILLDRLMPGPSLHSIDDEEEVLSIFAHTAKGLWHKPVSTHPYPTVQSWSKGIGRLRERFNGGTGPIPPELVVKAEALYPELLNTSTDRYLLHGDLHHGNILYSASSGWTAIDPKGLIGEREYDCIQFMLNEWEKWDAPLKLLRYRTETIASLLSLSYERLIQYGFCHSILSACWSVGDGHDGWKTGVSLAGMFEELLGE